The genome window TTAGTAGGCCATTGCCCCGATGTGTTAAAGGAGTATTTGATGAGGAGGCCACTTCCCGGATATTGCTTAGATAGTTGATGGATTGATTTACCGGGGCAGAGGAGGCCCACACAGCGGAAAGGATCGGGGTTCGAGCTACATTTCAGTTCTTGAGATCCCAGTTGGCAGGATTGGTAGAGAACATGGGACATCACCGTGAGTACCTCACCAGAGTCAGTCTTCCAGATGCAGGCGTACATTCCTTGGTTCTTATTCCTAGTTTTGAGGCATCCTTGCAGGGTATAAATACAAAGTTTAGATTTGACAGGATTGACGGGGCCCTCTGGATCCTCATCAGACCCATCCCAGCCAGGACCATCGAGTTCAGAAGTTGCTTGAGGATGCACTTTATATGTGTTGAGTCTGTTTTATGTTGTCTTTTACTTTCTAGTTTTGTCTAGTAGTACTGAATCCGTTAGGAGGTGTCAGAGTCTGTCGTAGTCTAGTTGAGTCTGTCGAGTCTTTTGTCATCGTACTTCCCAGTTGTATTTGAAAAACCAAAAATTATaaatgaaaaatccaaaaagattttatttttagtttattttcCACTACTTTTCCAAAACTATGCTTGGTCTGATTCATGTGGAACATGATACGCAGGCAACCTATATCAGGTTCGAtagaattattttaaaaaaaaaaagaaaaaaaaagagatggAATTGTGGGATGTGAGAaatgagagaaaagaaaagagtgataagcaaaaagaaaaagagtGGAAAGAAAATGATGTAAGCCAAGAAgtgataaaaaagaaagaaaagagaagattGAAATGAGCAAATTGGGATGATACCTTATGACCTTGTGACCCTCAAAGCAATTTTAGAACCGTTAATTGTTGCTAGGTGCATTGCACGTAACATGATATTATTATCTGATAAATGCCCTAATGCTAACATGGCGACTTTGTTTTTCTCTGTTACCTTTATTCTAACTCCAGGCAGGTGGTCagtttgttggcatcctggcaAATCATCCATACAACACCAGGTCAAAGCGCCAGAcagtcatgactagcaaagaaACGGACACAGGAGTTGTTGACCCACCGAGGGAGATTGTAGAATCAGAATCTAAACTGAAAGAGGAGATTCAAAGGTTGAAACATCAAATGGAGGAAACGTACCAGGCCTGGATCAAGGGATATCCTCCACCTTCATTCCCTACCAAATATACAGAAAACCCTGCCTCCATCCTACCACTATCCCAAGGCCAGATGACCAGTACCGTTGATCTTTCCCCTCAACATGCACCAGGCTTCACCCCTTACCACTCCTACCCCGACACTTCGACCCAAATTTTTCATGCTCCACCAGGCAAAATAACCTCATACCCTACTCCAACATTTGCTCTAATTTTTGTACCCCCGCCACAAGCTACCCTCCAccgatcttctagtgaacccgcgTTCCAATCTCTAGATACCCAATACTATGCTCCAGAACCAACCTTCAAAGTCCCGGATCCTTACTCTTACACCCCTCACTTTGAGCCTCATGTTGAAACAAGAATCCATCTAAGAACATGGAGCAAGACGAGAtattcaggaaagtgaagagttTGGAGCAATCTTTGAggaacatgcaagggataggaagccaagtaagtgtggcttacaaggaCTTGTGCTTATTTCCTGACGTCCAATTGCCCACCGGGTTTAAGATGCCAAAGTTTGATCTATATGAAAGACATGGGGATCCCGTAGCCCACTTGAGAGGTTATTACAGTAAGATGAGAGGCGCTGGTGGAAAATATGAATTATAAATGGCCTATTTCAGTCAGAGTCTGACTGAGGCAGCTCTAgaatggtacacccgccaagatgctagcaggtggtacacatgggacGATATGGCTCAGGCCTTTGCCCGGCACTTTCAGTATAATATTGACATTGTCTCAGATTACCTATCCCTAACGAAGGTAGAAAAGAAGCCCAgtgaaagctttagggaatacGGGTTCACATGGAGAGAGCAAGCTGCACGGGTCAATCCTCCGATGGAAGAAGACGAGATAGTtgagtactttcttcaagccctaGAGCCTACGTACTTTGGCTATTTGATCTCAGCCACAGGTAAGCCcttcaacgatgtggtaaagatgggaTAAATGGTGGAGgagggactcaagtcaagcaagatcatgagTTACTCCGCCATAAAAGCAACCACACAGGTGATTTAAAATGGCACAAGAAGCTTGTTAGGCAAAAATAAGAAGGATGATATCGCTATGGTTGTCTCTGGATCATGGTGTGGCCTAAGTGGTTCACCTCACCAGTACACTCAGCCTCGACCCTAACCCCAagcctacacccaagctccatataatccaccCCATTATTATTTCCCACCACAAGACCCCCAATACTCAGTCAGACcaccccaataccatgttcaccacGCACAGTCATATGCTCAACCCCCTTCTTACCCGCAATGGCGTGCTCTACCTCCACAAAATCCCTATCCACCCCCACAGCCCTACCGAAACCTTACTAGTCCAAACTTTCGACCAAGGCCGGAGTATATGAGAGAAAGGCAGTAGcggaaagaaaccttcacccctctGGGTGAGTCCTATGCCAGTTTGTTTCAAAGGTTGAGGCAATTGGACGTCTTGAGGCCGATTGAGGTGAAGATACCAAATCCCACTCTAAAGAACCTCGATTATTCTCTGAGGTGCGCATATTGTTCTAATGCTCCAGGGCACGATACATAGAAGTGTTGGCATTTGAAGAGGGAAATCCAAGAGCTTATTAATACAAATCAAATTGTAGTCCAGAGCCCATAGGTGCCAAAAATCAACCAAAACCCTTTTCCAGCCCATGCAGAAACACACATGATTGAAATAGTTCATAAGGATAGGGAGCTCAGGAGTCTTTCCAAGTCCGTCATGATGATTTGTGCTAGTGAAAGTAATTTGGTTAAGGCCCCAGACTCTACCAAAGCAACTCCCTTGACAGTTGAAGGGGTGACAAAGAAACTGAGCTCGCTCAATTTGAAGCCACCGGTGTTGGTTGTAAAAGGGCCTTCGAAGGATATTGGGGCAAGTCAGGAAAAGCCAAAAGTGGTCGTGCCCGGGATCTCGAGCAAGCCTGTCATAGTCGTGGAAGGGGGCCATATTACTCATGTTATTATTAAGCCTGTAACCCAGTTGCCAATGGTTGATACAAAGGTTGTCCCGTGGAATTATAAACAGGTGATAGTGACATATAAGgggaaagaagtagaggaagaagtcaatgaaacCGGAGGACTGACTCATTCTGGGAGATGTTTTACCCCAGAGGAGTTGAGGAAAGCCAAGCCATTAAAAGATAGCCAAATCCCAGCAAAGAAACCGGTCACCGAAAAAGAGGCTGAGGAattcctgaaaaagatgaaagtgcAAGAAAATTCCATCGTGGAGCAgttaaggaaaacaccagctcagatctctcttttgtctttgttgatacattcagatgaacaccgcagagccctgatgaagattttgaatgaggcccatgttcctgataaaatcacggtgaaccacttggaaaagattgccAACAAGATCTTCGAAGCAAACAggatcactttctcagatgatgaacttcctatggAGGGTACAGAACATAAtcgagctctttatctcacagtgaAGTTTGAGGATTCTATTGTTTCAAGGGTGTTGGTTAATAACTGCTCTAGTGCAAATATGTGCCCCCTGTCCACTCTGCAAAAGTTGAAGATCAGCACTGAAAGAATCCACATGAATAGTGTGTGTGTTCGAGGTTTTGATGGAGGAGttaaatattatgttggtgaTATAATGCTCGAATTGTCGATAGAGCCagttgagttcactatggagttTCAAGTGTTATATGTGTCTGTCTCCTACAATCTGTTGTTGGGCAGGCCTTGGATATATGCGGCTAAGGCAGTCccgtcttctctgcatcaaatggtaaaATTTGAATGGGACAGGCAAgaaatagttgtgcacggtgatgagGACATATCTACCTATAATGGCCCGCCTGTTCCATTTATTGAAGCTGGAGATGATAAAGGACCTTGGGTTTACCAAACTTTCGAAACAGTGTCTATTGAGAAGATTCCCAAGGGAGAATGCATTCCAGGACCGAAGCTATCCTCCGCGTCtgtcatggtagcaaatgaaatgttgaagaatggttttgTACCGGGTAAAGGTCTGGGTTCATCTCTACACGGTATTGTGCATCCTGTGTGCCCACGTGAAAATcttggtacatttggtttgggattcacgCCCACAGAGAAGGACGCGAAAGAGACTAAAAATCTGAAACAAAAGGTGTGGTCACTCACCAAGCCTGTTCCACACATCTCTAAATCGTTTGTCAAGCCAGGGGCCGCAAAACATCCAATATCATCAGCCCCGAAACCTGTGGTCAATGTTGAtaaagagctgatcaagaggttctaGAGTCTGTTTGATGAGGTTAACATGGTGGAAGTTGGGGAGGGTTCTAGTAACGCAGATGTGCAGCTcgttgggccaaatgtgaagcttagcaattaggaagctactcctctccccatccggaaggagttttggtagtttgctttgttttcctttctgttatctgggttattccaCGATTGTaatcaaattttttattttttgcttgttttgttgttcaaaccctgctatccttttattttcaatgaaatgCAATTTCCCATTTTCCGTTATTCTAATAGTGCttcattttgtttttcttttgtataGTTCTTTTTATGCTAGTTCTactgacatgacatgcatgagaaATTTTCAGCCAAGTCCTAAAAGCCAGTCTAATCTTGAAATAATGATCCAAGAAGTAAAGTATGATGAAGAAGtagaatatgatgaagaagcaacATTTGAGGAAATAAGTAAAGAACTAAAACACTTTGAAGAAAAACCAaagcctaatttgaatgaaactgaagcaatcaatttaggagatcagGATAATGTCAGGGAGACTAAGATAAGTGTGAATTTGGAACCACAAGTCAGagaaaaaataatcaaatcactGTTTGAGTACaaagatatctttgcatggtcgtatAACGATATGCCGGGCTTAAGCACTGATTTGGTAGTTCATAAATTGCCAACTGATCTCGCATTGCCTCCtgtcaagcaaaagttaagaaagttcaagactgacatgagtatgaagatcaaagaagaaatcacaaaacAGCTTGATGCAAAGGTCATTCGAGTCACTcgatatcccacttggttagctaatgttgtgccagtaccaaagaaggatggtaagaccaGGGTATGTGTTGATTATCGGGATCTTAACAAAGCAAGCCCAATGGATGATTTTCCATTGCCAAACATCCACATTTGGATTaataattgtgccaagcatgagatCGAGTCTTTTGTGAATTGCTACGCGGGATATCACCAGATCCTGATGGAtgaggaagatgcagaaaagatagtgttcatcacaccatggggaacatattgctaccgggtaatgccatttggtttgaagaatgccggGGCAACTTATATGAGGGCGATGTCTATtatatttcatgacatgatacacagggAGATcgaggtttatgtagatgatgtgataATAAAGTCAAAGAAGCATTCCGACCATGTCAAGGATTTGAGgaagtttttccaaaggctccgcagGTATAACCTCAAGCTCAATCGAGCAAAGTGTACATTTGGTGTCCCGTCTGGGAAGCTATTGGGATTCGTGGTTAGTCGTAGTGGTATTGAGTTGGATCCATCGAAGATCAAGTCCATCCAAGAATTACCACCTCTAAAGAATAAAACCGAGGTGATGAGCCTGCTTGgaaggttaaactacatcagtaggtttattgctcaactcacgacaacttgtgagcccatctttaagttgctgaggAAGAATGTCGCGGTTAAATGGACTGGTGAGTGTCAAGAAGCATTTGATAAAATTAAAAGGAACCTGTCAAACCCACCTGTGCTGGTCCCACCGGAACCTGGGAGACCCTTAATTCTTTATTTGACAGTCCTGGATAATTCTTTCGGCTGTGTACTAGCTCAACACGACATCACGGgcaagaaagagcaagccatttattatctcagcaagaagttcactccttatgaggttaagtatactcttcttgagAGGACATGTTGTGCCCTGACTTAGATGGCACAAAAGTTAAAGCATTATCTTTCGtcctatactacttacctcatttctcgtatggatcctctaaagtacatctttcagaagcctatgcccacaggAAGACTTGCAAAGTGGCAGATTTTGCTCACAGAGTTTGATATTATCTATGTGACCCGAACCGCGATGAAAGCACAAGCCTTGGCTGACCACTTGGCCGAAAACGCGGTGGATGAAAAATATGAGCCATTGAAGACTTactttcctgatgaagaagtgatgtatgttgaTGAGGTTGATCTTAATGAGAAGTcaggttggaaactcttctttgatAGAGCTGCTAACATGAAAGGCATTGGAATAGTGGTTGTACGCATTTCTGAAATAGGACAACACTGCCCTGTAACAGCCCAACTTTGATTTTATTGCACCAATAACATGGTTGAGTATGAAGCATGCATTCTGGGTTTGAGGTTAGCTGTAGACATGGGAGTCCAGGAAATACTGGTTCTaggagattcagatttgttggttcaccagattcagggagcATGGGAAACTCGGGACTTAAAGCTCATACAGTATTGACAGtgtctgcatgatctttgtcaaTAGTTCTGGTCGATAGAATTCAGATATATTCCCATGATTCATAACGAGATTGCCAACGCCTTGGCTACTCTGGCGTCAATGTTACACGATCTGGATAAGACTTACGTCGACCCTCTGCATATCCAAGTCCGTGATCAGCATGCCTATTGTAATGTGGTTGAAGAGGAACTTGATGGTGAACCTTGGTTCCATGATATTAAGGAATACATCAAGTCGGGGGTATATCCGGTACATGCCACAGGTGATCAAAAGAAAACCATTCGACATCTGGTTAGTGGATTTTTCTTAAGCGGGGGAATCTTGTACAAGAGGACTCTAGACTTAGGACTATTGAGGTGCATAGATGCTAAAGAAGCTTCAACTCTCATGACCGAAGTGCATTCTGGAGTTTTCGGGCCACATATGAACGGGTATGTCTTGACAAAGAAGATACTTCGAGCAAGTTATTATTGACTCACCATGGAGCGAGATTGCATCAGCTTTGTTCGtaagtgtcatcaatgccaggtacacggtgatttgattcattccccgccatctgaattgcacacaatgtctgcaccttggccctttgttgcttggggtgtggatgtcattggaccaattgagccggcagcgtcaaacgggcataggtttattctggtggccattgattactttaccaagtgggtcgaagATGTAACTTTCAAGTCTGTGACCAAGAAGGCAGTGGTAGATTTTGTTCCTGTATCGTCCTAAGGCAAACAGAACTTttgaggctgctaacaagaacataaagaagatacttcgCAAGATAGTGCAAAGTTctaggcaatggcatgaaaagttgcctttcgctttactgggttatcgcactactgttcgcacttcagtaggtgcaactccttatttgctaGTGTATGGAACTGAGGCAGTCATACCTGCggaagttgagattccatccctTCAGATCATTGCAAaagctgaaattgatgatgatgagtgggtcaaaaccCGGCTATAGCagttgagtttgattgatgaaaaatgattggcaacagtatgtcatggtcaattgTATCAGAAAAGAATGGAAAGATCATACAACAAGAAGGTACGTCCTCGGAAATTTGAAGTGGGTCAGctggtattgaaacgcatccttccacatcaggctgaagctaaaggcaagtttACCCCAAACTGGCAGGGGCCGTTCATTATGACAAAGGTATTGCCCAATGGTGCCttgtatttaacagacatagaaggCAAATGTGTAgatatggctatcaattctgatgcagtcaagaggtactatgtatgatttctttgcttaCCTTCAATCACATTTTGTACTTGgcatgttcaaagttggaatggcgaaggcattttattctgctaCCCAAGCACTTTTAtcctttgttaccccttttgagcccTATTTGttttctttcatacccctcttttggaatcagaagtagagttaggaaatagaaaaaaaaaagagaaaaaaaagtaaaaaaagaaaagaaaagaaaaaaggagaaaaaggaaaaagagaaaaaaagcgACAAAAACAAAACAACTTTTAGTTTGGAACTACGTTAGACCggattccttttaaggatacgtaggcagccttactatgaggttcggtcccatcaaataaaaattcaaaattccccaaactcaaaaaaaatggggcagaagttttagttttgcAAAAGGTCTGATTCCAAAAGTTATAATTTTGAACCCTTTCATCTTAAGTCATGTTGAGCCTTATACCACCTTTTCTTTCTAACCCTTTGCAAAAGCCTATACTACGGTCTAAAGAAAGACCTTCCGATCAAtctttgaggatgccaagtcaagAGAGATAGAGGTATGATTTCCATCATGGGTAACACTTTGTTTATTGGGCACAAGGAAAATAAAGAAAATGAGGGAgacttattggtgaaaaccctcacgggaatcgtaaggcgatggtgagctgaggaaaaatttaaaatgagagtcttattggtgaaaaccctcacgggaaCCGTAAGGTGGCGGTGAGTTGAGagatgaataaatgagagaggcttgttgGGGAAAACCCTTCGAGGCACTACAAGTCGAAAGAGGTTGGTGACTTTACAGAAAAGTTGGATCATTGAAAGCCCAGtttttgaagtatgaagacatgaCATGAAGTGAAAATGTGATTGGTTGGATGGGTTAGGCTGATCAAtccgaaatgcatgtcatgatcattggagcCAACTTCTTCACTCAGATAAATCTCTTTTCCGTTCTTCTTCAAATATCATCTTTGTTCAAGATTTTcctttttattcctaattctcaAAGTCACCTCGCTTTGTTTTCTTTTGGGTCTGTTTTTCTGAGTCTCTTTCAAGTTAGTCTTTGTTAAACAAGCCATAAAGGACTTCAAAGCCTACTACCGACTTCTTGATTGCACAAGGCAAAGTTAGGCCAAAAACACATCGCAAGTGACATGATTTGGAAGGAGAAATGTGGTGGTGACTAAAGTTCAGGTGATCAAGTGAATCTTGAATTTTGAGGAAATGCAAAGGTTCAACAATTGTCAGAATGAAATGCTAACAACAAGTGAGTGTAAGTAATTCGGGTCATTTAGAGGTTTTTGTGGTCAAGGTTTGACTAGGAGGTCAAGCAATTCACTGTTAGCCCGAAGCAGCTAATCAGAATGAAACACGGTAGTGGAAGAAGCGGACACCTTCAACAATgatgccacaaactaaccaccACATTTTCAAACTCACAAAATTTCCTTTGATTAAAACAGGGGCAGGAAATTTGGTCATTCACGTGGATCCTCCATGAGGAAAGTATGGTTCAGGGGCAAGGAATTCTGTTCTGTTTGTAGGGATCCTCCAGGAAGAGAGCATGGCTCAGGTAAGTTCATTTCTAGTTCTCAGGACCCTCCTGGGTAATGGGAATAGGTTTTAAGttctcaggaccctcctggataatgggattagTTTTCAAGTTCTcaagaccctcctggataatgggatttaagtTTTATGTTCtcaggaccctcctagataatgggaATAGGTTTTAAGTTCtcaggaccctcctagataatgggaATAGGTTTTAAGttctcaggaccctcctggataatgggaatAGGTTTTAAGTTCTCAGGACCTTCCTAAATAATGGGATTAGTTTTCAAGttctcaggaccctcctggataatgggatttaagtTTTatattttcaggaccctcctggataatgggattagGTTTTAAGTTCctaggaccctcctggataatgggaatAGGTTTTAAGTTCTCAGGACCCTTCTGGATAATGGGATTAGTTTTCAAGttctcaggaccctcctggataatgggatttaagtTTTATGTTTTTAGGATCCTCCTGAATAATGGGATTAGTTTTTAAGTTCtcaggaccctcctagataatgggatctgattttaagttttcaggaccctcctaaaAAATGGGATTCAACTAACACTCACAAATGTTcctggtacaaactggggcagaaaatttctTTGTTTTGTCTATTTTGTTGTGATTGCAGGTGCCTACCTGGAGAACGGGGGAATTCATTTTAgagttatttcaagtttcaagtcagcagcaggcgcccacctggagaacgaggaaattcatttcagagttattttaatttttaagtcagtagcaggcgcccacctggagaacgggagaattcatttcagagttattt of Nicotiana tomentosiformis chromosome 7, ASM39032v3, whole genome shotgun sequence contains these proteins:
- the LOC138895696 gene encoding uncharacterized protein, yielding MVEYEACILGLRLAVDMGVQEILVLGDSDLLFWSIEFRYIPMIHNEIANALATLASMLHDLDKTYVDPLHIQVRDQHAYCNVVEEELDGEPWFHDIKEYIKSGVYPVHATGDQKKTIRHLANRTFEAANKNIKKILRKIVQSSRQWHEKLPFALLGYRTTVRTSVGATPYLLVYGTEAVIPAEVEIPSLQIIAKAEIDDDEWKRMERSYNKKVRPRKFEVGQLVLKRILPHQAEAKGKFTPNWQGPFIMTKVLPNGALYLTDIEGKCVDMAINSDAVKRGRKFGHSRGSSMRKVWFRGKEFCSVCRDPPGREHGSGPS
- the LOC138895695 gene encoding uncharacterized protein is translated as MAYFSQSLTEAALEWYTRQDASRWYTWDDMAQAFARHFQYNIDIVSDYLSLTKVEKKPSESFREYGFTWREQAARVNPPMEEDEIVEYFLQALEPTYFGYLISATGKPFNDVVKMG
- the LOC104118141 gene encoding uncharacterized protein, whose protein sequence is MIEIVHKDRELRSLSKSVMMICASESNLVKAPDSTKATPLTVEGVTKKLSSLNLKPPVLVVKGPSKDIGASQEKPKVVVPGISSKPVIVVEGGHITHVIIKPVTQLPMVDTKVVPWNYKQVIVTYKGKEVEEEVNETGGLTHSGRCFTPEELRKAKPLKDSQIPAKKPVTEKEAEEFLKKMKVQENSIVEQLRKTPAQISLLSLLIHSDEHRRALMKILNEAHVPDKITVNHLEKIANKIFEANRITFSDDELPMEGTEHNRALYLTVKFEDSIVSRVLVNNCSSANMCPLSTLQKLKISTERIHMNSVCVRGFDGGVKYYVGDIMLELSIEPVEFTMEFQVLYVSVSYNLLLGRPWIYAAKAVPSSLHQMVKFEWDRQEIVVHGDEDISTYNGPPVPFIEAGDDKGPWVYQTFETVSIEKIPKGECIPGPKLSSASVMVANEMLKNGFVPGKGLGSSLHGIVHPVCPRENLGTFGLGFTPTEKDAKETKNLKQKVWSLTKPVPHISKSFVKPGAAKHPISSAPKPVVNVDKELIKSSFYASSTDMTCMRNFQPSPKSQSNLEIMIQEVKYDEEVEYDEEATFEEISKELKHFEEKPKPNLNETEAINLGDQDNVRETKISVNLEPQVREKIIKSLFEYKDIFAWSYNDMPGLSTDLVVHKLPTDLALPPVKQKLRKFKTDMSMKIKEEITKQLDAKVIRVTRYPTWLANVVPVPKKDGKTRVCVDYRDLNKASPMDDFPLPNIHIWINNCAKHEIESFVNCYAGYHQILMDEEDAEKIVFITPWGTYCYRVMPFGLKNAGATYMRAMSIIFHDMIHREIEVYVDDVIIKSKKHSDHVKDLRKFFQRLRRYNLKLNRAKCTFGVPSGKLLGFVVSRSGIELDPSKIKSIQELPPLKNKTEVMSLLGRLNYISRFIAQLTTTCEPIFKLLRKNVAVKWTGECQEAFDKIKRNLSNPPVLVPPEPGRPLILYLTVLDNSFGCVLAQHDITGKKEQAIYYLSKKFTPYEVKYTLLERTCCALT